Proteins co-encoded in one Bacteroidales bacterium genomic window:
- a CDS encoding LytTR family DNA-binding domain-containing protein translates to MNKVNQITLLIRKYFSLFLSISLGIFLFVLFFQPFSVEGLDFNNRLIFIAGLSGITFLLMIIVKIFFSFFITDSRPQENNPGIPVFLSGLSLLVLSSVSFAFYLRYVGDIPITFFIMLKVVIICLVPPVTFRIYDIITGLKMHNDALIRERKNIQKQVEKYEEEYLNKSITFSTDNGTDSLKLQIAEVAYIRSADNYVEIVFREGDVFRKKLVRTTLKGIEKQIKDYTNFIRCHRICIINSHFVEKLVKSYSSYWISIKGIDEKLPVSRQYLLKVKEVV, encoded by the coding sequence ATGAATAAAGTAAACCAGATAACTCTCCTGATCCGTAAATACTTCTCCCTTTTTCTCAGCATAAGCCTGGGTATTTTTCTTTTTGTCCTTTTCTTTCAGCCCTTCTCAGTTGAAGGCCTTGATTTCAATAACCGCCTGATTTTTATAGCCGGCTTATCAGGAATAACCTTCCTGTTAATGATCATCGTTAAAATATTCTTTTCTTTTTTCATAACCGATTCCAGGCCCCAGGAAAACAATCCGGGAATTCCGGTCTTTTTAAGCGGGTTAAGCTTGCTGGTGTTGAGTTCCGTCTCATTTGCCTTTTACCTGAGGTATGTCGGGGACATCCCGATTACTTTTTTTATCATGCTTAAGGTAGTTATTATATGCCTTGTGCCACCTGTCACTTTCAGGATATATGATATAATCACCGGTTTAAAGATGCACAACGACGCCCTGATCAGGGAGCGAAAAAATATACAGAAGCAGGTTGAAAAATACGAAGAAGAATACCTGAACAAGTCAATTACTTTTTCCACGGATAACGGAACCGACAGTCTGAAACTGCAAATCGCCGAAGTCGCCTATATTCGTTCTGCCGATAATTATGTTGAAATCGTTTTTCGCGAAGGTGATGTTTTCAGAAAGAAACTCGTTCGGACTACGCTTAAAGGAATTGAAAAACAAATAAAAGATTATACGAATTTCATCCGGTGTCACCGGATTTGCATAATCAATTCCCATTTCGTGGAAAAGCTTGTTAAATCGTATAGTTCATACTGGATCTCTATTAAGGGCATCGATGAGAAACTTCCTGTTTCCCGCCAGTATCTTCTGAAAGTAAAGGAAGTCGTGTAA
- a CDS encoding response regulator has product MSLNKPVLSILSLEDSKEDFELLSEFLNQSDIEFTIRRVDNESEFKKTIQTEKYDVILADFNLPGYDAFSALEAANQLCTNVPFIVVSGSLGEETAIEFIKKGAVDYILKDKPERLPFAIKRAINEIKDKELRLQTEIALKKSQEQYWNLFNSSLDAILMISEKGRVMSANPSACEIFGYQKDEINNAQLGDLLDGADPGLSAAFDELSANGKFLSELTLIRKDHSKFPAEISAATFINKDHRIITNMIIRDITSRKINEEQLLKAKQKAEESDNLKTAFLHNISHEIRTPLNAIVGFSTLIAEETPAENRFHHYNDVIVKSSDQLLSIISDIINIATIEAGQAVINDEPVNITEQLELLYNQHKPGANEKGIDIRFETDLTENCGAIITDPVKLSEILNNLIGNAVKFTLKGSVLFGVKNNQKELTFYVKDTGIGIAPELHEIIFKRFRQVDYKATRFFGGSGLGLSISKAYVELLGGRIWLESDLGKGSVFYFTIPCNEGVPSEVDLSTGNNETPFIIEPCTILLADDEVYNHLLVQELLLKMNIKVIRAMDGSEAVEICKARTDLSLVLMDIKMPVMDGYEATGIIKQIRPDLTIIALTAYSTDADIEKAKSSGCDDFISKPFNHEQLLSTIKLYLRKKNSPKQQ; this is encoded by the coding sequence ATGAGCCTAAATAAACCGGTATTATCTATTCTTTCCCTGGAAGACTCAAAGGAAGATTTTGAGTTGCTATCGGAGTTTCTCAATCAATCGGATATCGAATTTACAATAAGACGGGTTGATAATGAATCAGAGTTTAAAAAAACAATCCAGACTGAAAAGTATGATGTGATTCTGGCCGACTTCAATCTGCCGGGATATGATGCTTTCAGTGCATTGGAAGCTGCGAATCAATTATGCACTAATGTTCCTTTTATTGTTGTCTCCGGATCGCTAGGCGAGGAAACGGCAATAGAGTTTATTAAAAAAGGAGCCGTTGATTATATTCTGAAAGATAAACCCGAACGTCTTCCTTTTGCCATAAAAAGAGCCATAAATGAGATAAAGGATAAGGAACTCAGGCTTCAGACGGAAATCGCTTTAAAAAAGAGCCAGGAACAATATTGGAATCTGTTTAATTCAAGTCTCGATGCCATTCTTATGATTTCAGAGAAGGGCAGGGTAATGTCAGCAAATCCTTCAGCCTGTGAAATTTTCGGTTATCAAAAAGACGAAATCAATAATGCTCAGCTTGGCGATTTGCTGGATGGCGCCGATCCTGGTCTTTCCGCTGCGTTTGATGAGTTGTCGGCAAATGGGAAGTTTTTGTCCGAATTAACCTTGATTCGGAAAGATCATTCAAAATTTCCGGCAGAAATAAGTGCAGCCACTTTTATCAATAAAGATCACCGGATCATCACCAATATGATCATCCGGGATATTACTTCCCGGAAAATTAATGAGGAGCAATTGCTTAAAGCCAAGCAGAAGGCCGAAGAAAGCGATAATCTCAAAACTGCCTTTCTGCACAATATATCCCATGAGATCAGAACACCCTTAAACGCCATTGTGGGTTTCTCCACATTAATAGCGGAAGAAACACCGGCCGAAAATCGCTTTCATCATTACAACGATGTAATTGTAAAGAGCAGTGATCAATTATTATCTATTATCTCTGATATTATCAATATAGCTACTATCGAAGCAGGCCAGGCTGTCATTAATGACGAACCGGTAAATATTACCGAACAGCTTGAATTGCTGTACAACCAGCATAAACCCGGCGCTAATGAAAAGGGTATTGATATCAGGTTCGAAACAGATTTAACTGAAAATTGCGGGGCCATTATCACCGATCCGGTAAAATTATCCGAAATATTGAACAATCTTATCGGAAATGCAGTCAAATTCACATTGAAGGGGAGTGTTCTTTTTGGAGTTAAAAACAATCAGAAAGAACTTACTTTCTATGTTAAGGATACCGGTATCGGGATTGCTCCGGAGTTGCATGAGATCATTTTTAAAAGATTCAGGCAGGTTGATTATAAAGCTACGCGCTTTTTCGGCGGTTCGGGCCTGGGATTATCCATCTCAAAAGCTTATGTTGAATTACTCGGTGGCAGAATCTGGCTCGAATCTGATCTGGGTAAAGGCTCTGTATTTTACTTCACAATTCCGTGCAATGAAGGGGTGCCTTCTGAAGTAGACCTTAGCACAGGTAATAATGAAACCCCGTTTATTATTGAACCCTGTACGATCCTTCTGGCAGATGATGAAGTATATAACCATTTACTTGTGCAGGAATTATTGTTGAAAATGAATATCAAAGTAATCAGGGCAATGGATGGTTCTGAAGCGGTTGAAATATGCAAAGCGAGAACCGATCTTTCACTTGTACTGATGGATATTAAAATGCCCGTAATGGACGGTTACGAAGCCACGGGGATTATTAAGCAAATCAGGCCTGATCTGACAATTATAGCACTTACAGCATATTCAACAGATGCCGATATTGAAAAGGCAAAATCAAGCGGCTGCGATGATTTCATCAGTAAACCTTTTAACCATGAACAACTTCTGTCAACAATAAAATTATATTTAAGGAAAAAGAATTCCCCAAAACAACAATGA
- a CDS encoding DUF4070 domain-containing protein, whose translation MNVLLIYPKYPDTYWSFKHALRFISKKAAVPPLGLITVSAMLPQTWNRKLVDMNTGDLFDKDIQWADVVFLSAMYIQKESVDIVIDRCTRFEKKIVAGGPLFTQESDNYPQIDHFVLNEAEITLQPFLTDLEAGNAKHLYSTEDYADIKTSPVPDYHLLYLKHYASMSIQIGRGCPFGCDFCEITSLLGHKVRMKSTAQVLRELEVLYALKWHGTVSVVDDNFIGNKKEIKENLLPALKSWMIAHEYPFKFTSQVSINLADDRELLKAMVDAGFCSAFIGIETPDEISLQDCNKLQNKNRDLIDSILLIQKAGLDVSAGFIVGFDTDTPDVFQRQTDFIQKSGIVSAMVGLLNAPKNTKLYRRLESENRLTTMATGSNTDYSMNFVPSMDNQVLMDGYRSIIRNIYTAKPYYKRLRMFLQNYKPRQKFSKKIEFAGLLALLKTMVIIGMINKGRGEYWRMLFWTLFKRPSLFMDSMTYVVYGYHYRTVYGLKKAG comes from the coding sequence ATGAATGTTCTACTGATTTACCCGAAATATCCTGATACATACTGGAGTTTCAAACACGCTTTACGGTTTATTTCAAAGAAAGCTGCTGTACCCCCGCTCGGCCTTATTACGGTGTCAGCTATGCTGCCGCAAACATGGAACAGGAAACTGGTTGATATGAATACCGGCGATCTTTTTGATAAGGATATCCAATGGGCGGATGTTGTTTTTCTAAGCGCCATGTATATCCAGAAAGAATCGGTAGACATTGTAATCGACCGTTGCACCCGGTTTGAAAAGAAGATAGTGGCCGGCGGACCTTTGTTTACACAGGAATCGGATAACTACCCGCAAATTGATCATTTTGTGCTGAACGAGGCGGAGATTACGCTCCAGCCGTTTTTAACCGATCTGGAAGCAGGAAATGCAAAGCACCTGTACAGTACCGAAGATTACGCAGACATTAAGACCAGCCCGGTTCCCGATTACCATCTCTTATACCTGAAGCACTACGCTTCAATGAGTATTCAAATCGGCAGGGGATGCCCTTTCGGATGCGATTTCTGTGAGATCACATCATTGCTGGGGCATAAAGTACGAATGAAATCAACTGCGCAGGTTTTAAGAGAACTGGAAGTATTATATGCCCTGAAATGGCACGGAACGGTTTCAGTTGTTGATGACAATTTCATCGGAAATAAAAAAGAAATCAAGGAAAACCTGCTGCCGGCACTTAAAAGCTGGATGATCGCCCATGAATATCCGTTTAAATTCACCAGCCAGGTTTCAATAAACCTGGCAGATGACCGGGAGTTGCTGAAAGCAATGGTGGACGCTGGCTTTTGCTCGGCGTTCATCGGAATCGAAACGCCTGATGAAATATCCCTGCAGGACTGCAATAAACTTCAGAACAAAAACCGTGACCTGATTGACAGCATCCTCCTTATACAAAAAGCCGGTCTGGATGTTTCAGCCGGTTTCATTGTGGGTTTTGACACCGATACACCGGATGTATTCCAGCGCCAGACCGATTTTATTCAGAAGAGCGGTATCGTTTCAGCCATGGTAGGCCTGTTGAATGCCCCCAAAAATACTAAGTTATACAGACGGCTTGAGTCGGAAAACCGGCTGACAACTATGGCAACCGGAAGCAATACCGATTATTCCATGAATTTTGTTCCGTCTATGGATAACCAGGTACTCATGGACGGCTACCGATCGATTATTCGTAATATTTATACAGCAAAACCTTATTACAAAAGATTAAGGATGTTCCTGCAGAATTACAAACCAAGGCAGAAATTTTCAAAGAAAATTGAATTTGCCGGGTTACTGGCTTTACTTAAAACTATGGTTATAATAGGCATGATCAACAAAGGCCGCGGAGAATACTGGCGCATGCTGTTCTGGACACTTTTTAAACGTCCCTCGCTTTTTATGGATTCCATGACCTATGTTGTGTACGGGTATCATTACAGAACCGTTTATGGTTTGAAAAAAGCAGGATAA
- a CDS encoding DEAD/DEAH box helicase, giving the protein MNNKYRKNRFEKSNTTQKTNRTQKSRYKKQPDVTSFIKNVPPGEESLPYQSQRIIKDLPVNASIINNLLKKGYISPTEIQDRSIEPILNGQDLMGLAQTGTGKTGAFLIPLAHNLLNQKPSFQILIITPTRELAVQIETEFRSITAGLRLFSECLIGGTSVSRDIYKLKRPCHVIIGTPGRICDMVRQKALNLNDFSTLVLDEFDRLLDMGFSTDILQIVDQMSNRNQTILFSATEDKTQRSMLQKILNSPVEIRLKTGNTSAGTVDQEILEISKGENRMDVLIRLVDDPSFEKVLVFSDTKRSVSKICSNLKKAGIRADEIHGDKSQNYRLKALESFRNRKIRVLVATDVAARGLDIVNVSHVINFQPPQNMENYIHRIGRTGRAGKSGKALTFVG; this is encoded by the coding sequence ATGAATAATAAGTACAGGAAAAATCGTTTTGAAAAGAGTAACACTACCCAAAAGACAAACAGAACACAAAAATCACGCTACAAAAAGCAACCCGATGTAACATCTTTTATTAAGAATGTACCCCCGGGTGAAGAAAGTCTCCCTTACCAATCGCAACGAATCATTAAGGATTTACCGGTAAATGCATCGATAATCAACAATCTTCTTAAGAAAGGATACATATCACCGACTGAAATCCAGGACAGATCCATTGAGCCGATCTTAAATGGTCAGGATTTAATGGGACTGGCCCAAACAGGCACCGGTAAAACCGGCGCATTTTTGATTCCGCTTGCTCATAACCTACTGAACCAGAAGCCTTCATTCCAGATATTGATTATTACACCTACCCGCGAATTAGCCGTTCAGATTGAAACTGAATTCAGGAGTATTACAGCCGGCTTACGGTTATTCAGTGAATGCCTTATAGGCGGAACCAGCGTGAGCAGGGATATTTACAAGCTGAAAAGACCATGCCATGTAATTATCGGCACACCCGGAAGAATCTGCGACATGGTTCGGCAGAAAGCTTTAAACCTTAATGATTTCTCAACCCTTGTCCTTGATGAATTTGACAGGCTGCTGGATATGGGATTTTCTACCGATATCCTCCAGATTGTGGATCAAATGAGTAACCGGAATCAGACTATCCTGTTTTCCGCAACTGAAGATAAGACACAGCGGTCGATGCTTCAGAAAATACTTAACAGTCCTGTCGAGATAAGGCTTAAAACCGGAAATACAAGTGCAGGAACCGTTGACCAGGAAATCCTTGAAATATCTAAGGGAGAAAACAGGATGGATGTTCTCATCCGGCTTGTTGATGATCCTTCATTTGAGAAAGTCCTTGTTTTCTCCGATACAAAAAGATCAGTCAGCAAAATCTGCAGCAATCTTAAAAAAGCAGGGATCAGGGCTGATGAAATTCATGGCGATAAATCGCAGAATTACAGGCTAAAAGCTCTTGAATCTTTCCGGAATAGAAAGATCCGCGTGCTCGTTGCCACGGATGTTGCCGCCAGGGGACTGGATATCGTGAATGTTTCGCATGTGATTAATTTCCAGCCACCGCAGAACATGGAGAATTATATTCACCGTATAGGTCGTACAGGCAGGGCAGGTAAAAGCGGCAAGGCGTTAACATTCGTCGGATAG
- a CDS encoding fatty acid desaturase, which translates to MSAMNVKQNIPADRSWEKIIRKYSNPVLRRSIWQIVNTFLPYAVLIFLMYLSLNLSYWITLALAIPASGFLIRIFIIFHDCGHGSFFRKQRANTILGSICGFLSFTPYKSWHHHHKIHHATAVNLDKRGIGDIWTLTREEYESASGRSRFIYRSFRNPFVMFTIGPLYLLLIQNRFTNKQMTKENKQNVYLTNLVVLVMSLSMILLMGLKGFLLIQLPVLFLSHSIGIWLFLIQHNFEDINWERNDEWDYKSAALEGSSFLKLPAVFQWFSGNIGYHHVHHLSPRIPNYNLERCHNENEIFSAVKPIYFFSTFRFLKLHLWDEKNQKMISFSALRQPVYA; encoded by the coding sequence ATGAGCGCAATGAATGTAAAACAGAATATACCCGCCGACCGATCGTGGGAAAAAATAATCCGGAAATATAGTAATCCGGTTTTAAGAAGAAGTATATGGCAAATAGTAAACACTTTTTTGCCCTATGCCGTTTTGATATTCCTTATGTATCTCAGTCTGAACCTGTCATACTGGATAACACTGGCACTTGCCATTCCGGCCAGCGGATTCCTGATCAGGATATTTATAATTTTTCATGATTGCGGACATGGATCCTTTTTCCGTAAACAGAGGGCCAATACTATTCTTGGGTCAATCTGCGGATTTCTGTCTTTTACACCTTATAAAAGCTGGCATCATCATCATAAGATTCATCATGCCACTGCTGTAAATCTCGATAAGCGGGGAATAGGTGACATCTGGACGTTGACCCGTGAAGAATACGAAAGCGCATCCGGCCGTAGCCGGTTTATTTACCGGTCTTTCCGCAATCCTTTTGTCATGTTCACGATTGGTCCTTTGTACCTTCTGTTAATCCAGAATCGTTTTACGAATAAGCAAATGACGAAAGAAAACAAGCAAAATGTTTATCTTACCAACCTTGTTGTCCTGGTTATGTCCCTTTCAATGATTCTATTAATGGGACTTAAAGGTTTTTTGCTTATTCAGCTGCCGGTATTGTTCCTGTCGCATTCCATAGGCATATGGCTGTTTCTGATACAGCATAATTTTGAAGATATAAACTGGGAGCGCAATGACGAATGGGATTATAAATCCGCAGCACTTGAAGGCAGTTCTTTTTTAAAATTACCGGCGGTATTCCAATGGTTCTCCGGCAACATCGGTTATCATCATGTCCATCATCTCAGTCCCAGGATTCCCAATTACAACCTGGAACGCTGCCATAATGAAAATGAAATATTCAGTGCTGTAAAGCCCATCTACTTCTTTTCCACATTCCGTTTTCTAAAACTGCATTTGTGGGACGAAAAAAACCAGAAAATGATAAGCTTTTCGGCCCTAAGGCAACCGGTATATGCATAA
- a CDS encoding response regulator, translating into MKKRIDFKLLGHRTNTQKELKKSHDHFKRIVKFNEALRKKAEDALWESSQMLKLVLNNMPSFVFWKDLNSVYLGCNYLFAANAGLKSSEDIIGKTDYDLPWKDTEAEGYRADDREVMDTGKAKVNYEETQFTADGRSTWLRTSKIPLRNAEGAIIGILGTFEDITEYKLGQAVQAAIYEISEATQSALSLNELFSSIHLVIAELMPANNFFIALYNPVNEIISFPYYADEYDPKPPSSKISRGLTDYVIQSGRPLLTTPEVFRQLIESGKVESVGSPSVDWLGVPLKTRQGETIGVMAVQTYTEAVRLEPKHLDIMEFVSTQVAMAIEHKQSEEALQKAKEMAEESNRLKSAFLATMNHELRTPLNHIIGFSDLMRSGAILENISDYADIIHKSSHNLLEIIEGIFELAVVEQSEIKLRLKTFKCLDLFLNNKSELTEILEISGKKDLIELSFNADRALLLKNITSDKNRINQVLINLFKNAVKFTKSGKIEFGMQMDQPGMLSFYVDDTGIGIPESKHEIVFEFFRQADDSYTREFGGVGIGLAISKKIAEVMKGSLTLESQPGVGSRFIFTIPVLVSDYVAAPVTEEKKRLSAPALEGKRVLIAEDDPVCINLMRIFLSGTGITIIEASNGKEAIERIDTNPDIILMDLNMPLMDGYEATRIVKSKKPNLPIIAVTAYALSSDKHKAMEAGCDGIISKPVDQRLLFGELKKHLLS; encoded by the coding sequence ATGAAAAAAAGAATCGATTTCAAGCTTTTGGGGCATCGTACAAACACCCAAAAAGAGCTTAAGAAGTCACATGACCATTTCAAGAGGATAGTTAAATTTAATGAAGCGTTGCGCAAAAAAGCCGAAGATGCATTATGGGAATCTTCCCAGATGCTGAAACTGGTTTTGAACAATATGCCTTCCTTTGTTTTCTGGAAAGATCTGAACAGCGTTTATCTTGGTTGCAATTATCTTTTTGCCGCAAATGCCGGATTAAAATCATCCGAAGACATCATTGGTAAAACCGACTATGATCTGCCATGGAAAGATACCGAAGCTGAAGGCTATCGAGCAGATGACAGGGAAGTGATGGATACCGGTAAAGCTAAAGTGAATTACGAGGAGACACAATTCACTGCCGATGGACGCAGCACCTGGTTGAGAACCAGTAAAATTCCGCTGAGAAACGCGGAAGGTGCCATTATAGGTATACTCGGAACCTTTGAGGATATTACAGAATATAAGCTGGGTCAGGCTGTGCAGGCTGCCATATATGAAATTTCCGAAGCCACACAGAGTGCTTTAAGCCTGAACGAACTTTTCAGTTCGATTCATCTTGTCATTGCCGAATTGATGCCTGCAAATAATTTCTTCATCGCTCTTTACAATCCGGTGAACGAAATTATAAGCTTTCCCTATTATGCCGATGAATATGATCCGAAGCCGCCTTCGAGTAAAATCAGCAGAGGACTTACCGATTATGTTATACAGTCGGGGAGACCTTTGTTAACCACACCTGAAGTTTTCAGGCAACTTATTGAATCAGGTAAGGTGGAATCTGTTGGTTCACCGTCAGTCGACTGGCTTGGTGTGCCCCTTAAAACACGGCAGGGAGAAACAATTGGTGTGATGGCTGTTCAAACATACACTGAAGCGGTAAGGCTCGAGCCAAAACATCTTGACATTATGGAGTTTGTTTCAACACAGGTTGCAATGGCCATTGAACACAAACAATCGGAGGAAGCTTTGCAGAAAGCAAAAGAAATGGCTGAAGAAAGCAATCGTCTGAAATCTGCCTTCCTGGCAACAATGAATCATGAATTGCGCACTCCGCTTAATCATATTATCGGGTTCAGTGATCTGATGCGATCCGGGGCCATACTTGAAAACATTTCGGATTATGCCGATATTATTCATAAAAGCAGTCACAACCTTCTTGAAATTATTGAGGGCATCTTTGAACTGGCTGTGGTTGAGCAATCTGAGATCAAACTCAGATTAAAGACGTTCAAATGCCTCGATCTCTTTTTAAATAATAAATCAGAATTAACTGAAATACTTGAAATTTCGGGAAAGAAAGATCTGATTGAATTGAGTTTCAATGCCGACAGGGCATTACTCCTCAAGAATATTACATCGGATAAGAACAGGATAAACCAGGTTTTGATTAATCTTTTCAAAAATGCAGTAAAATTCACAAAATCGGGTAAGATTGAATTCGGCATGCAAATGGACCAACCAGGAATGCTGTCGTTTTATGTTGATGATACAGGGATCGGAATTCCCGAGAGCAAGCATGAAATTGTTTTTGAATTCTTCAGGCAGGCGGATGACAGCTATACGAGAGAATTCGGCGGTGTAGGTATCGGCCTGGCCATTTCCAAAAAAATTGCCGAAGTGATGAAGGGAAGTCTTACCCTTGAATCACAACCGGGTGTAGGCAGCAGGTTTATCTTTACTATTCCTGTATTGGTTTCCGATTATGTTGCAGCGCCCGTAACGGAAGAAAAAAAGCGTCTTTCGGCACCGGCGCTTGAAGGGAAAAGAGTTTTGATCGCTGAGGATGATCCGGTGTGCATTAACCTGATGAGGATTTTTTTATCCGGAACCGGAATCACAATCATTGAGGCTTCAAACGGTAAGGAGGCGATAGAAAGAATTGACACTAACCCCGATATTATTCTGATGGATTTAAACATGCCACTGATGGATGGATATGAAGCCACACGAATTGTAAAATCAAAAAAACCAAACCTTCCGATAATCGCCGTTACTGCATATGCTCTCTCAAGCGATAAACACAAAGCCATGGAAGCAGGTTGCGATGGAATTATTTCCAAACCCGTCGATCAGCGTTTATTATTCGGTGAGTTGAAGAAACACTTGTTGTCTTGA
- a CDS encoding response regulator, with protein sequence MINLRNILLVEDNLKDVELTLEALKEHNLVNRVVHVHDGVEALDYLKCRNPYNNRTPENPSVILLDIKMPRMDGIELLEVIRSDDNLKRIPVVMLTSSREEPDLKICYKLGVNAYVVKPVNFVAFMDAVKGLGVFWGLINELPFEY encoded by the coding sequence ATGATCAATCTTAGAAACATTTTACTGGTAGAAGACAACCTTAAAGATGTTGAGCTGACTCTCGAAGCACTCAAAGAGCATAACCTGGTAAACAGGGTTGTACACGTTCATGATGGAGTGGAAGCCCTGGATTACCTGAAATGCAGGAATCCATACAATAACAGGACCCCTGAAAATCCCTCTGTAATACTCCTTGACATAAAAATGCCAAGGATGGACGGTATTGAACTGCTTGAAGTCATCCGGTCGGATGATAATCTGAAAAGGATCCCGGTAGTAATGCTCACCTCATCCCGTGAGGAACCGGATCTGAAAATATGCTATAAATTGGGCGTCAATGCCTATGTGGTAAAACCAGTCAATTTTGTGGCATTTATGGATGCAGTGAAAGGGTTGGGTGTTTTCTGGGGGTTAATTAACGAATTGCCTTTTGAATATTAA
- a CDS encoding family 43 glycosylhydrolase: MNFSRLFLFVSLFQVVLSLHAQNPVVRNQFSADPSARVFNGTVYVYPSHDILAREGKGKPGWFCMEDYHVFSSVDLMNWTDHGVIVSQKGVSWADTSTYSMWAPDCIYRNGKYYFYFPANNNNLVINGRKSFSIGVAVADKPEGPFTPLPEPIKGANGIDPNVFIDKDGQAYLYWALGRMYVAKLNDNMTELASEPQVIKDMPVKGLIEGPWMFERNGIYYFTYPHVENNIERLEYATGDNPMGPFRFAGVIMDESPMNCWTNHQSVFEFKGQWYLFYHQNAYSPKFDKNRSICIDSLFFNSDGSIHKVVPSNRGVGVNSAFDRIDVDRYSEISKQGSKAEFIDSLNTFNGWKLILDKGGWAKYNAVDFGKTKPKSIEVYCKSQSGGTIQIRLDKPDGIPVAQIEAGGKTDWKKSNVRVKKASPGIHDIYIHSTGNSPVEIDWIRFLK, from the coding sequence ATGAATTTTTCAAGGTTATTTTTATTTGTTTCTCTTTTCCAGGTCGTGCTTTCACTGCATGCTCAGAATCCGGTAGTAAGAAACCAGTTCAGCGCTGATCCTTCGGCAAGAGTTTTCAACGGAACCGTATACGTGTATCCTTCGCATGATATTTTAGCGAGGGAAGGGAAGGGAAAGCCGGGATGGTTTTGTATGGAGGACTATCATGTATTTTCATCAGTCGATCTGATGAATTGGACCGATCATGGAGTGATCGTCAGCCAGAAAGGCGTGAGCTGGGCAGATACCTCCACTTACAGCATGTGGGCACCTGATTGCATATACAGGAACGGGAAATATTACTTTTATTTCCCTGCCAATAATAATAATCTTGTTATAAACGGAAGAAAAAGTTTTTCTATTGGGGTTGCGGTTGCCGATAAGCCTGAAGGTCCTTTTACTCCGCTTCCTGAGCCCATTAAAGGAGCCAATGGCATTGATCCTAATGTTTTTATCGATAAGGACGGGCAGGCATACTTATACTGGGCATTGGGCAGGATGTACGTAGCGAAGCTTAATGATAATATGACCGAACTGGCTTCAGAACCACAGGTAATTAAAGATATGCCGGTTAAAGGTCTGATTGAAGGGCCCTGGATGTTTGAACGAAACGGTATCTATTATTTTACTTACCCTCATGTGGAAAACAACATTGAGCGACTTGAATACGCTACGGGCGACAATCCTATGGGACCATTCCGGTTTGCAGGAGTGATTATGGATGAATCACCGATGAACTGCTGGACCAATCACCAGTCGGTTTTTGAATTTAAGGGTCAGTGGTATTTATTTTATCACCAGAATGCCTATTCTCCGAAATTTGATAAAAACAGGTCGATTTGTATCGACAGCCTTTTCTTTAATTCCGACGGATCTATTCACAAAGTTGTGCCTTCCAACCGCGGTGTAGGAGTAAACAGCGCTTTTGACAGGATTGATGTGGATCGTTATAGTGAAATCAGCAAACAGGGATCAAAAGCAGAATTCATTGATTCACTTAACACCTTTAATGGTTGGAAGCTAATTCTTGATAAAGGGGGTTGGGCTAAATATAATGCTGTTGATTTTGGAAAAACCAAACCCAAATCAATTGAAGTATACTGCAAATCACAATCCGGTGGAACCATACAAATCCGGTTGGATAAGCCCGATGGAATTCCTGTGGCTCAAATTGAAGCAGGTGGTAAAACTGACTGGAAAAAAAGCAATGTCCGCGTGAAAAAAGCAAGTCCCGGCATTCATGACATTTATATTCATTCAACTGGAAATTCCCCGGTTGAAATTGACTGGATCCGCTTCTTAAAATAA